The following proteins come from a genomic window of Micromonospora echinofusca:
- the mca gene encoding mycothiol conjugate amidase Mca, translating into MAEQLRLMAVHAHPDDESSKGAATMAKYVAEGVDVLVVTCTGGERGSVLNPKMDRPDVWANIADVRRAEMDAARAILGVEQAWLGFVDSGLPEGDPLPPLPEGCFALQDVEVAAGPLVRLIRQFRPHVVTTYDEEGGYPHPDHIMTHKVSVAAFEAAGDPERYPELGEPWQPLKLYYDIGFSKGKIMALHEELLAAGLNSPYEEWIKRWEDRPDKGPRITTRVECADYFPVRDDALRAHATQIDPDGFWFQVPMELQRRAWPTEDFELVRSLVDSPLPESDLFAGVRETARAC; encoded by the coding sequence TTGGCAGAGCAACTGCGACTGATGGCCGTCCACGCGCACCCCGACGACGAGTCGAGCAAGGGTGCCGCGACCATGGCGAAGTACGTCGCCGAGGGCGTGGACGTCCTGGTGGTCACGTGCACCGGCGGCGAGCGCGGCAGCGTGCTCAACCCGAAGATGGACCGACCGGACGTCTGGGCCAACATCGCCGACGTCCGCCGGGCCGAGATGGACGCCGCACGGGCGATCCTCGGCGTCGAGCAGGCGTGGCTCGGTTTCGTCGACTCCGGCCTGCCCGAGGGCGACCCGCTCCCGCCGCTGCCCGAGGGCTGCTTCGCCCTCCAGGACGTCGAGGTGGCGGCCGGCCCGCTGGTGCGGCTGATCCGCCAGTTCCGTCCGCACGTCGTCACGACGTACGACGAGGAGGGCGGCTACCCGCACCCCGACCACATCATGACCCACAAGGTCAGCGTGGCCGCGTTCGAGGCCGCCGGCGATCCGGAGCGCTACCCGGAGCTGGGCGAGCCGTGGCAGCCGCTCAAGCTCTACTACGACATCGGCTTCTCCAAGGGCAAGATCATGGCGCTGCACGAGGAACTGCTCGCCGCCGGCCTCAACTCGCCCTACGAGGAGTGGATCAAGCGCTGGGAGGACCGCCCCGACAAGGGGCCCCGGATCACGACCCGGGTCGAGTGCGCCGACTACTTCCCCGTCCGCGACGACGCGCTGCGCGCCCACGCCACCCAGATCGACCCCGACGGCTTCTGGTTCCAGGTGCCGATGGAGCTGCAGCGGCGGGCGTGGCCGACGGAGGACTTCGAGCTGGTGCGCTCGCTGGTCGACAGCCCACTACCCGAGTCGGACCTCTTCGCCGGGGTGCGCGAGACGGCCCGTGCCTGCTGA
- a CDS encoding DUF4307 domain-containing protein: MTETHATLEPGAPAFPPGRYGRRREPGRRRPLLAVLLAVAMVAVMTLVAVRLYRQYGDPNYDAEVITYTGITDSQVLVDFRVTVPEGGSAVCLVRARDRDGAEVGREEVTVTARPGQRHVSTQHRLTTTARPFIGEVMRCRPPG; the protein is encoded by the coding sequence GTGACCGAGACGCACGCCACACTTGAGCCGGGCGCGCCCGCCTTCCCGCCGGGCCGGTACGGCCGCCGCCGGGAGCCGGGGCGCCGTCGGCCGCTGCTGGCGGTGCTGCTGGCGGTCGCCATGGTGGCCGTCATGACCCTGGTCGCGGTGCGGCTCTACCGGCAGTACGGCGACCCGAACTACGACGCCGAGGTGATCACCTACACCGGGATCACCGACAGCCAGGTGCTGGTCGACTTCCGGGTCACCGTGCCGGAGGGCGGCTCGGCGGTGTGCCTGGTGCGCGCCCGCGACCGCGACGGCGCCGAGGTGGGTCGGGAAGAGGTGACGGTGACCGCCCGGCCCGGCCAGCGGCACGTGAGCACCCAGCACCGGCTGACCACCACCGCCCGGCCCTTCATCGGCGAGGTGATGCGCTGCCGGCCCCCGGGCTGA
- the greA gene encoding transcription elongation factor GreA → MSTGNEAPATWLSQDAFDRLQAELDELIANRPVIAAEINARREEGDLRENGGYHAAREEQGKAEGRILYLKELLRTAKVGGAPTADVVSPGMVVTIYFDDDKDDTETFLLGSREIASTTELTVYSPESALGQAILGGRAGQTCTYTAPSGADIKVTVVSFEPFSG, encoded by the coding sequence GTGTCCACTGGCAACGAGGCGCCCGCCACCTGGCTGTCCCAGGACGCATTCGACCGGCTCCAGGCCGAGCTCGACGAGTTGATCGCCAACCGGCCGGTCATCGCCGCCGAGATCAACGCCCGGCGCGAGGAGGGCGACCTGCGGGAGAACGGTGGCTACCACGCCGCCCGCGAGGAGCAGGGCAAGGCCGAGGGCCGCATCCTCTACCTGAAGGAGCTGCTCCGCACCGCCAAGGTGGGCGGGGCACCGACCGCCGACGTGGTGTCGCCCGGCATGGTCGTGACGATCTACTTCGACGACGACAAGGACGACACCGAGACGTTCCTGCTCGGCTCCCGGGAGATCGCGTCGACCACCGAGCTGACGGTCTACAGCCCCGAGTCGGCGCTGGGCCAGGCGATCCTGGGCGGTCGGGCCGGCCAGACCTGCACCTACACCGCCCCCAGCGGGGCCGACATCAAGGTGACCGTGGTCAGCTTCGAGCCGTTCTCCGGCTGA
- the ilvA gene encoding threonine ammonia-lyase: MTELVGLADVRAARELLAGVVRTTPLEPSRPLSAALGGPTWLKCENLQRAGSYKVRGAYVRISRLSEAERADGVVAASAGNHAQGVALAAGLVGTHATVFMPVNAPLPKVAATKGYGAQVELVGNTVDESLVAAQTYAERTGATLIHPFDHRDVIAGQGTVALEILEQCPEVRTIITGVGGGGLVSGMAVAAKALRPDVRIIGVQAAGAAAFPPSLVAGEPVRLPAFGTIADGIAVGRPGELTFTHVRKLVDEIVTVSEEDISRALLMLLERGKQVVEPAGAVGVAALLAGVVEVQAPVVAVLSGGNIDPLLMLRVIEHGLAAAGRYLRVTVRCSDRPGQLASLLGEIAEHRANVVDVEHQRANPHLRLGEVEVALSVETRGVEHSDTLISALRASGYQVVFAGEA; the protein is encoded by the coding sequence ATGACGGAACTGGTCGGTCTCGCCGACGTACGGGCCGCGCGGGAACTGCTCGCCGGCGTCGTCCGCACCACCCCGCTGGAGCCCTCCCGGCCGCTCAGCGCGGCGCTGGGCGGGCCGACGTGGCTCAAGTGCGAGAACCTGCAACGCGCCGGCTCGTACAAGGTGCGTGGCGCGTACGTGCGGATCTCGCGGCTGTCGGAGGCGGAGCGGGCCGACGGGGTGGTGGCGGCGAGCGCCGGTAACCACGCCCAGGGGGTGGCGCTCGCCGCCGGCCTCGTCGGTACGCACGCCACCGTCTTCATGCCGGTGAACGCGCCGCTGCCGAAGGTGGCCGCCACGAAGGGGTACGGCGCCCAGGTCGAGCTGGTCGGCAACACCGTCGACGAGTCCCTGGTCGCGGCGCAGACCTACGCCGAGCGGACCGGGGCGACGCTGATCCACCCGTTCGACCACCGGGACGTGATCGCCGGCCAGGGCACGGTGGCCCTGGAGATCCTCGAACAGTGCCCCGAGGTCAGGACGATCATCACGGGGGTGGGCGGCGGCGGGCTGGTCTCCGGCATGGCGGTGGCGGCCAAGGCGCTACGGCCCGACGTGCGGATCATCGGGGTGCAGGCGGCCGGCGCAGCCGCCTTCCCGCCCTCCCTGGTGGCCGGCGAGCCCGTACGCCTCCCGGCGTTCGGCACCATCGCGGACGGCATCGCGGTCGGCCGGCCGGGGGAGCTCACCTTCACCCACGTCCGCAAGCTGGTGGACGAGATCGTCACCGTATCCGAGGAGGACATCTCCCGTGCGCTGCTGATGCTGCTGGAGCGGGGCAAGCAGGTGGTCGAGCCGGCCGGCGCGGTGGGCGTGGCCGCGCTGCTGGCGGGCGTCGTCGAGGTGCAGGCGCCGGTGGTGGCGGTGCTCTCGGGCGGCAACATCGATCCGCTGCTGATGCTGCGGGTGATCGAGCACGGTCTCGCCGCCGCCGGGCGCTACCTGCGGGTCACCGTGCGCTGCTCCGACCGGCCGGGCCAGCTCGCGTCGCTGCTCGGCGAGATCGCCGAACACCGGGCGAACGTGGTGGACGTGGAGCACCAGCGGGCCAATCCGCACCTGCGCCTCGGCGAGGTGGAGGTGGCCCTGTCGGTGGAGACCCGGGGGGTCGAGCACTCCGACACGTTGATCAGCGCGTTGCGGGCCAGCGGCTACCAGGTGGTCTTCGCCGGCGAGGCGTGA